In the genome of Leptospira dzoumogneensis, one region contains:
- a CDS encoding alginate export family protein — MNIIPKSKLNSILLLITIVISITIYSEEDPNKSVKETNQNPLPSSSDPNKIEVTDQKIKKQEPKYNSAWKGNIPVDHLRTLLVTPEQMKDTQKSDLFWLDNLKLGVSLRPRFEARENPDFNKKTDDYSSFVGQNTQLWFLFDPSPYYAIKVTMQDSRLWGGSQTPQNAGNWTYGLSTGAGTTLTPATSTNTNIRNNTDIREAYIVFKKTDKLPVSVFVGRQVFAFGDLKIVGPLNWLHTGFAFDGVRFVHDSQWFRSHVFGTILSNQYDAPYGLTTSNGRSKGSIDQAYFFGAYNTVKFGEEAHLDLYVFEVSKKWIPNANPTDFDNRLKQRDDLLTTGFRFTNRTNNNLLPAGKIWDWTIESAWQSGMTGDRVKADWDILDQKAANGKNIYTEKVQYDTKLLSLDTGIKINDWIRLGLGYTYASGDPNRSDSKVGTWQSLFPQIAGSFPNWNTMNGQSLMAGFENIKSYSIRANLKTEYGMFIFAIYDTQKANLQDAWYKVSGVPNTGASTENYSNDKFSYDNSRLGRRLFYQYDFTWIHNYTESVSIWMGISLVKAKEAIGNERTNPFASNPENRYTFDDTSKFFYLMVSASL; from the coding sequence ATGAACATTATCCCGAAATCGAAACTTAATTCTATACTTCTCTTAATAACTATTGTTATTAGTATTACAATATATTCGGAAGAAGACCCGAATAAAAGTGTAAAGGAAACAAATCAGAACCCACTTCCCTCTTCTTCCGATCCGAATAAGATAGAAGTTACCGATCAAAAAATTAAGAAGCAAGAGCCTAAGTACAATTCTGCTTGGAAGGGAAATATTCCGGTAGATCATCTCAGAACTCTCTTAGTTACTCCGGAACAAATGAAGGATACCCAAAAGTCGGATCTATTTTGGCTGGATAATTTGAAATTAGGAGTTTCTCTTAGACCAAGATTCGAGGCAAGAGAGAATCCTGATTTCAATAAGAAGACGGATGATTACAGTTCTTTTGTAGGACAGAACACTCAACTCTGGTTCTTATTCGATCCTTCTCCCTATTATGCGATCAAAGTTACTATGCAGGATAGCAGACTTTGGGGAGGAAGCCAAACTCCTCAGAACGCCGGCAACTGGACTTACGGGCTTAGCACAGGCGCCGGAACCACTTTGACTCCGGCTACTTCTACAAATACGAATATCAGGAATAATACCGATATTAGAGAAGCTTATATAGTATTCAAAAAAACTGATAAACTTCCCGTTTCCGTTTTTGTGGGCAGACAGGTATTCGCTTTTGGGGATCTGAAAATTGTGGGTCCGTTAAATTGGCTTCATACGGGTTTTGCATTCGATGGAGTTAGGTTCGTTCATGACTCCCAATGGTTTAGATCACACGTATTCGGAACGATATTGTCCAATCAATATGATGCTCCTTACGGTTTAACCACAAGTAACGGAAGATCCAAAGGTTCCATCGACCAGGCATACTTTTTCGGGGCCTATAATACGGTCAAATTCGGAGAAGAAGCCCACCTGGATCTATATGTGTTCGAAGTTTCTAAAAAATGGATCCCTAACGCAAATCCTACGGACTTCGATAATCGTTTGAAACAAAGAGACGATCTATTGACCACAGGTTTCAGGTTCACCAATAGAACGAATAATAACCTTTTGCCTGCCGGAAAGATCTGGGACTGGACAATAGAATCCGCATGGCAGTCCGGAATGACAGGAGACAGAGTGAAAGCCGATTGGGATATTTTAGACCAAAAAGCGGCTAACGGTAAAAATATTTATACGGAGAAGGTTCAGTATGACACAAAACTTCTCTCTTTGGATACCGGGATCAAGATCAACGATTGGATCCGCTTAGGTTTAGGTTATACATATGCTTCCGGAGATCCGAATAGATCCGATTCGAAAGTGGGAACTTGGCAGAGTTTATTTCCTCAGATCGCAGGTTCTTTTCCAAATTGGAATACTATGAATGGCCAATCCCTGATGGCAGGATTTGAGAATATAAAATCCTATTCGATCAGGGCAAATCTCAAAACGGAATACGGAATGTTCATATTTGCGATCTACGATACTCAGAAAGCGAATCTGCAGGATGCATGGTATAAGGTTTCCGGGGTCCCGAATACCGGAGCGAGCACTGAAAATTATTCCAATGATAAGTTCTCTTATGATAATTCCAGATTAGGAAGAAGATTATTCTATCAGTATGATTTTACTTGGATCCATAATTACACCGAATCCGTTTCGATCTGGATGGGAATCTCTCTTGTGAAAGCTAAAGAAGCGATCGGAAATGAAAGAACAAATCCATTCGCTTCCAATCCTGAGAACAGATACACTTTCGACGATACTTCTAAGTTCTTTTATCTCATGGTCTCCGCCTCCCTATAA
- a CDS encoding two-component system sensor histidine kinase NtrB, giving the protein MQNCDEIPPKINQPSGYLEKDFLPKEMGWDEWFCQAAQFKNILYHSPNGFAIISLEGRFISSNPALSQILGYSENELVGMSFDYITHPDDLEEDLRSRDQFLKGLISTFKRKKRYFHKDGHQLWVQVDATLIRNKKGNPNYFAAQFQDITKHHELEKQLIHSQRMESIGSLAGGVAHDFNNILTVVLGYTALLEKNSGHPEKILQYSEIIKKTAERGSSLIKQLLTLARKVESDLKPSILNDLVSEAAHIASSTFPKSIRVISDLPQDPILVQADHTQIHQVFLNLFLNAKDAMQNGGLLSIKLKMEEGEFISPEKNQKTAVIEILDSGTGIDRKTIRKIFDPFFTTKEPGKGTGLGLSIVYGILENHKGKIKVESELGSGTKFTVYFPVLD; this is encoded by the coding sequence ATGCAAAACTGCGATGAAATTCCTCCAAAAATAAACCAGCCCTCCGGTTATTTAGAGAAGGACTTTTTACCTAAGGAAATGGGCTGGGATGAATGGTTCTGCCAAGCGGCACAATTTAAAAATATACTCTATCATTCTCCGAACGGATTTGCGATCATATCTTTGGAAGGAAGGTTTATCAGTTCTAATCCGGCGCTTTCTCAAATCTTAGGTTATTCTGAAAATGAATTAGTCGGAATGAGTTTTGATTATATTACTCATCCGGATGATCTGGAAGAAGATCTTAGATCCAGGGATCAATTTTTAAAAGGATTAATATCCACTTTCAAAAGGAAAAAAAGATACTTTCATAAAGACGGGCATCAACTCTGGGTCCAAGTGGATGCGACCTTAATAAGGAACAAAAAGGGAAATCCGAATTATTTTGCGGCACAATTCCAAGACATTACCAAACACCATGAATTAGAAAAACAACTTATACATTCCCAAAGAATGGAGTCGATCGGTTCTCTTGCAGGAGGAGTTGCTCACGACTTTAATAATATTCTAACCGTGGTTCTAGGTTACACCGCCCTCTTGGAAAAGAATTCGGGACATCCTGAAAAGATATTACAATATTCCGAAATTATCAAAAAGACCGCGGAAAGAGGATCTTCCTTAATTAAACAACTTTTGACCTTGGCAAGAAAGGTCGAATCGGACCTAAAACCTTCTATTTTAAATGATCTAGTTTCGGAAGCGGCCCATATAGCTTCTTCTACTTTTCCTAAATCTATTAGAGTGATTTCCGATCTTCCTCAAGATCCGATCCTGGTCCAAGCGGATCATACTCAGATCCATCAAGTATTTTTGAACTTATTCTTAAATGCAAAAGACGCGATGCAAAACGGCGGGTTACTTTCCATTAAATTGAAAATGGAAGAAGGAGAATTTATTTCTCCCGAAAAAAACCAAAAGACCGCTGTGATAGAAATTTTAGACAGCGGGACAGGAATAGACAGAAAGACGATCCGTAAAATATTCGATCCATTTTTCACTACGAAAGAGCCTGGAAAAGGAACCGGTTTAGGACTTTCGATCGTTTATGGTATTTTAGAAAATCATAAAGGAAAGATCAAGGTAGAGAGCGAACTTGGCTCAGGCACAAAATTTACCGTATACTTTCCGGTTTTAGACTAG
- a CDS encoding SpoIIE family protein phosphatase yields the protein MTKLKFLIPSNLHRFVSQKLLIFCLVFFLGNCERASWIAEDSILSLNGEWEFISDNNTNPDFKKGTKITVPFDFSSDDVYQNFDGCISIRHALPEKVRAWMNQQTSVAIDSGHSSDFAEFYLNETSKLGLIGKTGRRDPYLSGQDGRIVSVLPAAAFRPGGENYIYAKVCTIPGKPFHWSGPKVSLGLSESIFKKFGLELSVAFLLAAVYISVGLYHLLLAVRRPSDIFNLYFGLFAIFFSIFHLTNNSTAEILFGSHRQLQSKVDQVSLMMFIGSLLLFIARFFQGKHPKFAVYSAALYGFVGLLDIFVNQYIRDLLLTIIAGLTVVFVLPYISFITGRSAWKGNSDARLLLGGVALIALGGLHDYAVTNRLINSALIMPFTFLAFILGIAFILANRFVRVHNEVEELNASLEEKVRQRTNDLQKSLSEIKELKHQQDGDYFLTSQLMQPLAGNYGHSEIVRAEILCRQKKRFQFRNWQGELGGDLCAVYSLKLKGRPVLVFFNGDAMGKSMQGAGGALIMGTIFKTIVTRTQNTLEMQELFPEHWLRRCYHELKSVFVSFDGRMLISMVVGIVDEESGLMYFVNAEHPQVVMYRDGRADFLSENGMLRKVGVEDPEEVFVVQTLQLKPNDVILIGSDGRDDVQLGINEDGNQIINEDERAFLRDVEEAKAELLQIEALIHSRGDIIDDLSLVRISYKEEMTSVADILDDPFQNQQVSDAISEKSTRRKALRNAIEEKDYIYVGSEGQKYLEKYPDDSAVYLWVSYALARLGNYDKAIDFGEVLLMRDPTHSKNLEHLSKLHYKNGNKVRAEALLAASKLKSDQVL from the coding sequence ATGACCAAACTGAAATTTCTCATTCCATCTAATTTACACAGATTTGTCTCACAAAAACTTCTTATATTCTGCCTAGTTTTTTTCCTTGGTAATTGTGAGAGAGCCTCTTGGATCGCGGAAGATTCTATTCTCTCCTTGAATGGAGAATGGGAATTTATCTCCGACAATAATACCAATCCCGATTTCAAAAAAGGAACTAAGATCACAGTTCCGTTTGATTTTAGTTCGGATGATGTTTATCAGAATTTTGACGGATGTATTTCCATACGTCATGCGCTACCGGAGAAGGTCCGTGCGTGGATGAACCAGCAGACCTCCGTTGCGATCGACTCGGGTCATAGTTCCGACTTTGCGGAATTTTATCTAAACGAAACTTCTAAATTAGGTTTGATCGGAAAAACAGGAAGAAGAGATCCCTATCTTTCCGGGCAAGACGGAAGGATCGTATCCGTACTCCCTGCTGCCGCATTTCGTCCGGGCGGAGAGAATTATATCTATGCAAAGGTCTGCACAATTCCGGGAAAACCATTCCATTGGAGCGGACCTAAAGTTTCTTTAGGACTTTCTGAATCCATTTTTAAAAAATTCGGATTAGAGTTGAGCGTGGCATTCTTACTTGCCGCAGTCTATATCAGCGTTGGACTTTATCATCTACTTTTGGCAGTCAGAAGACCGAGCGATATATTCAATTTATATTTCGGATTATTTGCGATCTTCTTCTCCATATTCCATCTCACGAATAATTCCACTGCGGAGATTCTTTTCGGTTCCCATAGACAATTACAGTCTAAAGTGGACCAAGTCTCTCTGATGATGTTCATAGGAAGCCTTCTATTATTCATTGCAAGGTTCTTCCAGGGAAAACATCCTAAATTTGCTGTATATTCCGCCGCTCTTTACGGATTTGTAGGACTTTTAGATATATTCGTAAATCAGTATATTCGGGATTTATTACTTACGATCATTGCGGGACTCACGGTAGTTTTCGTTCTTCCTTATATCTCCTTTATTACGGGAAGATCCGCCTGGAAAGGGAATTCCGATGCAAGATTACTCTTAGGAGGAGTAGCACTCATCGCTCTAGGCGGGCTTCATGATTATGCGGTTACAAACAGGCTCATCAATTCCGCTCTGATCATGCCTTTTACGTTCCTGGCATTCATATTAGGGATCGCATTCATATTAGCGAATCGTTTCGTTCGTGTTCACAACGAGGTAGAAGAATTAAATGCAAGTCTTGAGGAGAAGGTCCGACAAAGAACAAATGACCTCCAAAAGAGCTTAAGCGAGATCAAAGAACTAAAACACCAGCAAGACGGGGATTATTTTTTAACTTCTCAGTTAATGCAGCCATTAGCGGGAAACTACGGACATAGTGAAATAGTAAGAGCGGAAATTCTCTGCCGGCAAAAGAAAAGATTCCAGTTCAGAAATTGGCAGGGTGAATTAGGCGGGGATCTATGCGCAGTATATTCCCTGAAATTAAAAGGAAGACCTGTATTAGTTTTCTTCAATGGGGATGCAATGGGTAAATCCATGCAGGGAGCCGGTGGAGCTCTTATCATGGGAACCATTTTTAAGACCATAGTCACAAGGACCCAAAACACGTTAGAAATGCAGGAACTCTTTCCTGAACATTGGCTCAGAAGATGTTACCATGAACTGAAAAGTGTATTCGTTTCCTTTGATGGAAGAATGTTGATCTCTATGGTAGTCGGGATCGTGGACGAAGAATCAGGTCTAATGTATTTCGTAAACGCTGAACATCCCCAAGTGGTGATGTATAGAGACGGAAGAGCAGACTTCTTATCCGAAAATGGGATGTTGAGAAAAGTAGGAGTAGAAGATCCGGAAGAAGTATTCGTAGTCCAAACACTCCAACTCAAGCCGAATGATGTTATTCTGATCGGTTCCGACGGAAGGGACGATGTTCAACTTGGGATCAACGAAGACGGAAATCAGATCATCAACGAAGACGAAAGAGCATTCTTAAGAGATGTGGAAGAAGCCAAGGCCGAATTACTACAGATAGAAGCTCTGATCCATTCCAGAGGAGATATCATAGACGACTTAAGCCTCGTCAGAATTTCTTATAAGGAAGAAATGACTTCTGTCGCGGATATTTTGGATGATCCTTTTCAAAACCAGCAAGTTTCCGATGCGATTTCCGAAAAATCGACCCGTAGAAAAGCGCTCAGGAATGCAATTGAAGAGAAAGATTATATTTACGTAGGATCGGAAGGCCAAAAATACCTGGAAAAATACCCGGATGATAGTGCGGTTTATTTATGGGTTTCGTATGCACTTGCAAGACTCGGAAATTACGATAAAGCGATAGATTTCGGAGAAGTTCTCTTGATGAGAGACCCGACCCATTCCAAGAACCTGGAACATTTAAGTAAATTACATTACAAAAATGGAAACAAGGTAAGAGCGGAGGCTTTGTTAGCTGCGTCTAAGCTTAAATCAGACCAAGTCCTTTAA
- a CDS encoding Crp/Fnr family transcriptional regulator, which translates to MPFRSYTTEYVRIQGLKMHEIPLLENLRKKIPGLEKNWDRYTSMLKEKKVPAKTELIKRGAYTKNIFIVKKGCLRLKFEDKGRDITIAFFPENRAITSIHSYRGTYKDSQLSVESIEPTDLLILNGEDAEIIYRENEGVRDFLLEYVGERFDTYLNLFLSRIRDSPEQRYLNLIKEQPDIAARIPQHYIASFLGITPVSLSRIRNRIWKEQK; encoded by the coding sequence TTGCCTTTTCGTTCCTATACTACTGAATACGTGAGAATCCAAGGTCTTAAGATGCATGAGATACCGTTACTGGAAAATCTAAGGAAGAAGATCCCAGGTTTGGAAAAAAATTGGGACCGTTATACCTCCATGTTAAAAGAAAAGAAGGTCCCGGCAAAAACCGAACTCATAAAAAGAGGAGCTTATACCAAAAACATATTCATCGTTAAAAAGGGATGTCTGCGGTTAAAATTCGAAGATAAGGGCAGAGATATTACGATCGCATTTTTTCCTGAAAATAGAGCGATCACTTCTATCCATAGTTACAGGGGAACTTATAAGGACAGCCAACTCAGTGTGGAGAGTATAGAACCAACGGACTTATTGATCCTAAACGGGGAAGATGCGGAAATTATTTATAGAGAGAATGAAGGTGTCCGGGATTTTTTATTGGAATATGTGGGTGAAAGGTTTGATACTTATCTGAATTTATTTTTGTCCAGGATCAGAGATAGTCCGGAGCAAAGATATTTGAATCTGATCAAAGAGCAGCCGGATATTGCAGCACGTATTCCTCAGCATTATATCGCTTCTTTTTTAGGAATTACTCCTGTGTCCTTGAGTAGGATCCGAAATAGGATCTGGAAGGAACAAAAATAG
- a CDS encoding SDR family NAD(P)-dependent oxidoreductase, which produces MSFSRYKGKKVFITGGSAGIGKGIAIQLAKAGASVIVSARGKSNLEKTVQELKSVGAPTAVFGFAVLDVSDKKAIEKEAKKAIQTLGGLDLLICSSGFAKAGEASDLDDEVYRNLMDVNFFGHVNSALAFSDHFSNQKSGEIVFLASTLAFFSIYGYGAYSASKFAIVGFAQGFRQEMMLHGVKVKLFLPPTTDTPGLEKENTDKPELSKEIEMGSALNRIHAIDSVAKAILKWIPNSKFIGYTGWDSWLQYFLFRHFPEFSIKLTDSELKAAQSRLDKKKQKV; this is translated from the coding sequence ATGTCATTTAGCAGATACAAAGGTAAAAAAGTATTTATAACGGGCGGTTCCGCGGGTATAGGCAAAGGAATAGCGATCCAATTGGCGAAGGCAGGAGCAAGTGTAATCGTTTCCGCCAGGGGAAAATCCAACTTAGAAAAAACAGTCCAGGAATTGAAGTCTGTAGGAGCTCCAACAGCAGTATTCGGATTCGCTGTTTTGGATGTTTCAGATAAAAAGGCCATCGAAAAAGAAGCCAAAAAGGCAATCCAGACGTTAGGAGGATTAGACCTTTTAATTTGCAGCAGCGGTTTCGCAAAAGCAGGGGAAGCTTCCGACTTGGACGACGAAGTTTATAGAAATCTAATGGATGTGAATTTTTTCGGCCATGTGAATAGTGCACTCGCATTTAGTGATCATTTTTCCAATCAAAAAAGCGGTGAGATCGTATTTTTAGCCTCTACCCTTGCGTTCTTTTCCATCTACGGTTACGGAGCTTATTCGGCGAGTAAGTTTGCGATCGTAGGTTTTGCGCAAGGTTTTCGCCAAGAGATGATGCTTCATGGAGTGAAGGTAAAATTATTCCTTCCTCCTACAACAGACACTCCCGGTTTGGAAAAGGAGAATACCGACAAACCTGAATTGAGTAAGGAAATAGAAATGGGTTCCGCATTGAATAGAATACATGCGATCGATTCAGTTGCGAAAGCGATCTTAAAATGGATACCGAATTCCAAGTTCATCGGATATACCGGCTGGGATTCTTGGCTCCAATATTTTCTATTTAGACACTTTCCCGAATTCAGTATTA
- a CDS encoding nitrate reductase, with product MQNPETFQTTCPYCGVGCGLKVEKSGPLDISVSGDPDHPTNRGILCSKGMNLHYSVMDRTDRLLFPMMREDRFAPLKRTSWDKALDFAAEKFKSFIQEFGPDSVGFYVSGQLLTEEYYIINKLTKGFLGTNNIDTNSRLCMSSAVTGYKMAFGEDAVPVGYEDLDLADCFMVAGANPAWCHPIVFRRIEARKKENPNIKLIVVDPRRTESCEHADIHLQIAPGTDIYLFHAIARILIEKDWIDPKFIQDHTEGFEELKAKVFEISVSKAAEICGISSELIYKTAEYISKSKGFISLWAMGLNQSVVGVNKNLALINLSLLTGHIGKPGSGPFSLTGQSNAMGGREVGGLCNLLPAHRDLENPEHRKEVAKFWGVDSISETPGYSATEIFEKLASGRMKAIWIVCTNPAVSLPDVRSAESGLRLAEFVVVQDISADSSVIPFADLVLPAAGWAEKKGTMTSSDRSISVLPKILEPPGEARADSWIVQDFAKRMGFGPSFQYSDEEEIFLEHCRLTEGTRIDILGLDYEEIRKHRAVRWPYPQKGHSDNIRLFGDGKFYRKNEKAKIHSVKSEDDSEKPDEDFPLVLTTGRIRDQWHTMTRTGKVKKLREHRPEPFLEIHPDDAYKYDIKDGMVVTISSKRGSVRAKALLTESIKRGVVFLPMHWGRKNGTDIFRSNNLTSSASDPFSKQPGFKISVVRIVPYKKPKEKILIVGGGTAAYAFLKQYRDLAPGDDITVMCREADPFYNRVLLPDYIGGEKEFDDLMPADPEEVKSWNLDLFPNKSVQMIYTEGKKVRDTEGTLYSYNKLVLAMGSSPVWPTKIPPEMLGVFSLRSKADADRIKGFFVPKSHALIVGGGLLGLELAVALKGVGVQVTVLVRSDRLMSQKLDSVGADILKEEILSRGIELIFECEISKIEGTERISKVQLTNGNFIEPDGIIFAIGTKPNFEIAVKGGLDCNNGVVVDSFLRSSDPDVYCIGEIAEHKTGTYGNISAVDDQAKIAAQHLFGYAFNEYTGSLHAHILKIPGLELATIRLPDVPMEIPKDKMGEFEEIIFLDRKKRFYKKCIIRNDRLVAAILIGDKSSFSRMKDWVSSGIELGDRRKHLLNDGEIMKPLQGKVVCSCNGVGEGNIREAIQDGERTLEAIGRRTGAGTGCGSCRLEVTTILKSMLKEA from the coding sequence ATGCAAAACCCGGAAACCTTTCAAACCACCTGTCCGTACTGCGGGGTGGGTTGCGGCCTGAAGGTGGAAAAGTCCGGGCCGCTGGATATATCCGTGAGCGGAGATCCGGATCATCCTACAAACAGAGGGATACTTTGTTCCAAGGGGATGAATTTGCATTATTCCGTCATGGATAGAACGGACAGACTTTTATTCCCTATGATGAGGGAAGATCGTTTTGCTCCTTTAAAAAGAACGAGTTGGGACAAGGCCCTCGACTTTGCCGCGGAAAAATTCAAAAGTTTTATCCAAGAATTCGGACCTGACTCGGTCGGTTTTTACGTTTCGGGACAACTTTTAACGGAAGAATATTATATTATAAATAAGTTAACTAAGGGTTTTTTAGGAACAAATAATATAGATACGAACTCCAGGCTTTGTATGAGTTCTGCGGTCACAGGATATAAGATGGCATTCGGAGAGGATGCAGTTCCTGTAGGTTACGAGGACTTGGATCTCGCGGATTGTTTTATGGTAGCAGGAGCGAATCCTGCATGGTGCCATCCGATCGTATTCAGAAGAATTGAGGCTCGAAAAAAAGAAAATCCGAATATCAAATTGATCGTTGTAGATCCTCGCAGGACCGAATCCTGCGAACATGCGGATATTCATCTACAAATAGCCCCGGGGACGGACATTTATTTATTTCATGCAATTGCAAGAATTCTAATAGAGAAGGATTGGATAGATCCTAAGTTCATCCAAGATCATACGGAAGGATTCGAAGAATTAAAAGCCAAGGTCTTTGAGATTTCCGTTTCTAAAGCCGCAGAGATCTGCGGAATTTCTTCCGAACTCATTTATAAAACAGCGGAATATATCTCTAAGTCAAAAGGTTTTATTAGCCTATGGGCAATGGGTTTGAACCAAAGTGTGGTGGGAGTAAATAAAAATTTAGCTCTTATCAATCTTTCTCTTCTTACGGGTCATATCGGAAAACCCGGCTCAGGACCATTTTCTTTAACCGGACAATCGAATGCAATGGGTGGGAGAGAAGTCGGCGGACTTTGTAATCTTCTTCCTGCACATCGAGATCTGGAAAATCCGGAACATAGGAAGGAGGTCGCAAAATTTTGGGGAGTCGATTCTATATCCGAGACTCCAGGTTATAGTGCGACTGAAATTTTTGAAAAGCTCGCTTCCGGAAGAATGAAAGCGATATGGATCGTCTGTACAAATCCTGCCGTAAGTCTTCCCGATGTGAGGTCCGCTGAGTCGGGTCTTCGTTTGGCTGAGTTTGTAGTTGTCCAGGATATTTCCGCAGACTCAAGCGTAATACCTTTTGCGGATCTTGTTTTGCCTGCTGCAGGCTGGGCGGAGAAGAAAGGTACGATGACAAGCTCCGACCGTAGTATTTCGGTTCTTCCTAAAATTTTAGAACCTCCCGGAGAGGCAAGGGCGGATTCTTGGATCGTACAAGATTTTGCAAAACGAATGGGATTCGGTCCTTCTTTCCAATACTCGGATGAAGAAGAGATCTTTCTGGAGCATTGTAGATTAACGGAAGGAACTAGGATAGATATATTAGGTTTAGATTATGAAGAAATCCGTAAACATAGGGCTGTAAGATGGCCCTATCCTCAAAAAGGACATTCAGATAATATAAGATTATTCGGTGATGGTAAATTTTATAGGAAGAACGAGAAGGCTAAGATCCATTCCGTAAAGTCGGAAGACGATTCCGAAAAACCGGACGAGGATTTTCCCTTGGTGCTTACCACAGGAAGGATCAGGGATCAGTGGCATACGATGACTCGGACAGGTAAGGTCAAAAAATTAAGAGAACATAGACCTGAACCTTTTTTGGAGATCCATCCGGATGATGCTTATAAATATGATATCAAAGACGGAATGGTTGTAACCATTTCGAGTAAGAGAGGATCCGTTCGTGCAAAGGCGCTTCTTACCGAATCCATTAAACGGGGTGTCGTGTTTTTACCGATGCATTGGGGGAGAAAGAACGGAACGGATATATTCAGATCTAATAATCTGACAAGTTCCGCTTCCGATCCGTTCTCAAAACAACCGGGTTTTAAAATTTCTGTAGTTCGTATCGTTCCGTATAAAAAACCGAAAGAAAAAATACTCATCGTTGGCGGCGGGACTGCAGCTTACGCATTCTTGAAACAGTATAGAGATCTCGCTCCAGGAGATGATATTACAGTCATGTGCAGAGAGGCAGATCCGTTTTATAATCGAGTACTTCTTCCCGATTATATCGGAGGGGAGAAGGAATTTGACGATCTGATGCCTGCCGATCCTGAGGAAGTCAAGTCCTGGAATTTGGATCTGTTCCCGAATAAATCGGTTCAGATGATCTATACGGAAGGGAAGAAGGTCCGAGATACCGAAGGAACATTATATTCTTATAATAAACTTGTGCTCGCAATGGGAAGTTCTCCCGTTTGGCCCACTAAGATCCCTCCTGAAATGCTGGGAGTATTTAGTTTAAGAAGTAAAGCGGATGCGGATCGTATCAAAGGTTTTTTTGTCCCGAAATCTCATGCGTTGATCGTTGGCGGAGGACTTTTGGGACTGGAACTTGCCGTCGCTTTAAAAGGTGTAGGAGTACAGGTGACTGTTCTTGTTCGATCGGATCGTTTGATGTCCCAAAAACTAGATTCAGTCGGAGCGGATATCCTAAAAGAAGAGATCCTTTCAAGAGGAATAGAATTAATATTTGAATGCGAGATCTCTAAAATAGAAGGAACTGAAAGGATTTCTAAAGTCCAGCTTACGAACGGGAACTTTATAGAACCTGACGGGATCATCTTTGCGATCGGGACCAAGCCGAATTTTGAGATCGCAGTAAAAGGTGGATTGGATTGTAATAACGGAGTAGTGGTGGATTCTTTTTTAAGATCCAGTGATCCGGATGTGTATTGTATAGGAGAGATCGCAGAACATAAGACCGGAACTTATGGAAATATTTCCGCAGTGGACGATCAGGCAAAGATCGCAGCTCAGCATCTATTCGGTTACGCATTTAACGAATATACAGGTTCATTGCATGCTCATATTTTAAAAATTCCAGGTTTGGAATTGGCGACGATCCGTCTTCCTGATGTTCCGATGGAAATCCCTAAGGACAAAATGGGAGAATTCGAAGAGATCATATTCTTAGATCGTAAAAAACGTTTTTATAAAAAATGTATCATACGGAACGACAGATTAGTAGCTGCGATATTGATCGGAGACAAATCTTCTTTTAGCAGGATGAAAGACTGGGTTTCTTCCGGTATTGAATTGGGAGATCGTAGAAAACATCTGCTGAATGACGGGGAGATAATGAAACCTCTCCAAGGAAAGGTTGTATGTTCCTGCAATGGGGTGGGAGAGGGTAATATAAGAGAAGCCATCCAGGATGGGGAAAGGACCCTGGAGGCTATCGGAAGAAGGACCGGAGCAGGAACAGGATGCGGTAGCTGCCGTTTGGAAGTGACCACCATCCTGAAAAGTATGTTAAAAGAAGCTTAA